The Ruania alba genome has a window encoding:
- a CDS encoding DUF7455 domain-containing protein, which produces MSTLTADNAHDALTAADRCDACGAQAYVRVLLDAGELLFCAHHARKHSEKLTSVATHIQDETERLHADAESTGS; this is translated from the coding sequence GTGAGCACTTTGACTGCCGACAACGCCCATGACGCACTGACCGCGGCCGACCGCTGCGACGCTTGCGGAGCACAGGCGTACGTACGCGTGCTCCTGGATGCCGGTGAGCTGCTCTTCTGCGCCCACCACGCACGCAAGCACTCTGAGAAGTTGACCTCCGTCGCCACGCACATCCAGGACGAGACCGAGCGGCTGCACGCCGACGCGGAGTCCACCGGCTCCTGA
- a CDS encoding DNA gyrase/topoisomerase IV subunit B produces MSKTSTESSYTARHLSVLEGLEAVRKRPGMYIGSTDSRGLMHCLWEIIDNAVDEALEGHGDAIEVVLHPDSSVEVRDNGRGIPVDNVTNLKLSGVEVVFTKLHAGGKFGGGSYASSGGLHGVGASVVNALSSRLEVQVDRGGTTYAMSFHRGEPGIFDDGTDVSPDSPFTPFTDHSELRKVGKVKRGVTGTRVRYWADSQIFPASAAFSYDELITRARQTSFLVPGLQLTVRDERRLPGTPGEDGPVEEVFRHDGGACDFVEFLAADSAVTDTWRLTGQGTFTETVQQLDSQGHLHPVDVERTCEVEVALRWGIGYETEVRSFVNIIATPKGGSHLSGFDQGLLKAVRKQIEANARRLKLTGKNGKERIEKDDVMAGLTAVVTVRLPEPQFEGQTKEVLGTAPVRGIVAKVVDTEISSLLTSSKRGEKAQAGMLLEKVVGEMRARIAARTHKEISRRKNALETSTLPAKLADCRSDDVERSELFIVEGDSALGTAKLARQSDFQALLPIRGKILNVQKASLADMLKNAECASIIQVIGAGSGRSFELDAVRYGKIVLMTDADVDGAHIRTLLLTLFFRYMRPLVEAGRVFAAVPPLHRVEMPAQGKRKGSITYTYSEAELSKVLRTLERSGRRYKEPIQRYKGLGEMDADQLAETTMDPAHRTLRKITMDDVEAAETVFDLLMGNDVAPRKDFIIAGANDLDRDRIDA; encoded by the coding sequence GTGTCGAAAACCTCTACGGAATCCAGCTACACCGCCCGTCACCTCTCCGTGCTCGAGGGGCTCGAGGCGGTGCGCAAGCGACCCGGGATGTACATCGGTTCCACCGACTCCCGCGGACTCATGCACTGTCTGTGGGAGATCATCGACAATGCAGTCGACGAAGCGTTGGAAGGGCATGGGGACGCCATCGAGGTTGTGCTCCACCCGGACAGTTCGGTGGAGGTGCGCGACAACGGCCGCGGCATCCCGGTGGACAACGTGACCAACCTGAAGCTGAGCGGCGTCGAGGTGGTGTTCACCAAGCTCCACGCCGGTGGGAAGTTCGGTGGTGGTTCGTACGCGTCGTCGGGGGGACTGCACGGGGTCGGTGCGTCTGTGGTGAACGCCCTCTCGTCGCGCCTGGAGGTGCAGGTCGATCGAGGTGGCACCACCTATGCGATGTCCTTCCACCGTGGAGAGCCAGGCATCTTCGACGACGGTACGGACGTTTCGCCTGACTCGCCGTTCACCCCCTTCACTGACCACTCCGAGCTCCGCAAGGTGGGCAAGGTCAAACGCGGGGTCACCGGGACGAGGGTGCGGTACTGGGCTGACAGCCAGATCTTCCCGGCCTCGGCCGCGTTCTCGTACGACGAGCTCATCACCCGGGCACGGCAGACCTCCTTCCTGGTGCCCGGGCTGCAGCTGACTGTCCGCGACGAGCGGCGCCTGCCCGGCACCCCGGGCGAGGACGGCCCGGTGGAGGAAGTGTTCCGGCACGACGGCGGGGCGTGCGACTTCGTGGAGTTCCTCGCCGCTGACAGCGCCGTGACCGATACATGGCGCTTGACCGGTCAGGGCACATTCACAGAGACCGTGCAGCAACTCGATTCCCAGGGGCATTTGCACCCGGTCGACGTGGAGCGAACCTGCGAGGTGGAGGTGGCGCTGCGCTGGGGGATCGGGTATGAGACCGAGGTCCGCAGCTTCGTCAACATCATTGCCACCCCGAAGGGCGGTTCTCACCTGAGCGGTTTCGATCAGGGCCTGCTGAAGGCGGTCCGTAAGCAGATCGAGGCGAACGCGCGCCGGCTCAAGCTCACGGGGAAGAACGGCAAGGAACGCATCGAGAAGGATGACGTCATGGCCGGGCTGACAGCCGTGGTCACGGTGCGCCTTCCCGAGCCGCAGTTCGAGGGCCAGACGAAGGAGGTTCTGGGTACGGCGCCGGTGCGTGGCATCGTCGCCAAGGTGGTCGACACCGAGATCTCCTCGCTTCTCACCTCGAGCAAGCGCGGCGAGAAGGCGCAGGCGGGAATGCTGCTCGAGAAGGTCGTCGGGGAGATGCGTGCCCGCATCGCTGCGCGGACCCACAAGGAGATCTCCCGGCGCAAGAATGCACTGGAGACCTCGACGCTCCCGGCGAAGCTCGCCGACTGCCGTAGTGACGATGTGGAGCGGTCCGAGCTGTTCATCGTGGAGGGGGACAGCGCGTTGGGCACGGCGAAATTGGCCCGCCAGTCCGACTTCCAAGCGCTGCTGCCCATTCGGGGCAAGATCTTGAACGTGCAGAAGGCGTCCCTGGCGGACATGCTCAAGAACGCTGAGTGTGCCTCGATCATCCAGGTGATCGGAGCGGGCTCCGGGCGTTCCTTCGAACTGGACGCGGTCCGCTACGGCAAGATCGTGCTGATGACCGACGCGGACGTCGACGGCGCCCATATCCGCACGCTCCTGCTTACCCTGTTCTTCCGGTACATGCGGCCGTTGGTGGAGGCAGGGCGCGTGTTCGCAGCGGTTCCCCCCCTGCATCGGGTGGAGATGCCGGCGCAGGGCAAGCGCAAGGGATCGATCACCTACACCTATTCCGAGGCCGAGCTGTCCAAGGTGCTGCGCACTCTGGAGCGGTCGGGACGGCGGTACAAGGAACCCATCCAGCGGTACAAGGGTCTCGGTGAGATGGATGCCGACCAACTCGCAGAAACCACCATGGATCCGGCGCACCGCACGTTGCGCAAGATCACGATGGACGACGTGGAAGCGGCTGAGACCGTCTTCGACCTGCTGATGGGGAACGATGTGGCTCCCCGCAAGGATTTCATCATCGCCGGAGCGAACGATCTGGACAGGGATCGGATCGACGCGTGA
- a CDS encoding GNAT family N-acetyltransferase: protein MAHGNSSEEEAPYPEHWEADVVLRDGTTMRIRPILPSDTDAVERFHARQSPESVYLRFFAPLERLPARDLHRFTHVDHHTRVALVLEAGGEIVAIGRFDRVDSDAAEVAFNVSDAAQGKGVGSVLLEHLAAAGRELGVRRFVADVLPQNARMLRVFTDAGYDVHQEFDDGIIGVSFTIRPTDRSMAVLMERERRAEALSMRAVLSPRQVLLVGSGEEGTAFAEQLLAGLGTAVSERVHVVGIAGHSARVEDVQPGEEGIDLALVAAPAVEVLDLVPRLARMGVRAVVLYTGGYESGPPSGKVPQRTLVRTLRQHGMRLVGPRSFGVLTGGEFGRLNATMWTRGIRRGHVGIFCQSAAAGLNLLDGVTHRGLGLSTFLSAGHRVDVSGNDTMQYWTTDDQTTVACVRLESIGNPRKFSRVARRLSEKGPVVAMIAGTTGQLPLPGHSVRTTRVPRRALDELMHQAGVLQTESVPEMLDLAALLSEQPLPPGDRVLVITNTGAQAAVFAELIRYHRLALAGDPVAMSPRACGNDYAAQVDAALARADWDVAVVGYAPLLEPDSEAIAAQIQRLAAESGRTVAATLYGISGLIDAGDVPHDPGEPVRVPTFPSAESAVAGLAQARGYQRWRESGRGTRLDFDDVDRQAAKNLVQAELTGLPAGTTKRLSPERTRELLISHGVQTWSERRVASLDEALAAAAEIGWPVALKTAEELLRHRSDLGAVRLDLSTPTELTDAYRQAEARVRTLTGRPTTFDVQAMAPPGVACVVRAAEDPLYGPIISVGLAGDAVELLGDVSYRVPPLTDEDSSDMVRSLRASPRLLGQRGLPPLDVAALEEVIGRVSVLKDELAEVSELELNPVLVSESGVAILGMHVDVAQPQRGDAARRVLP, encoded by the coding sequence ATGGCTCACGGCAACAGTTCCGAGGAGGAAGCCCCCTACCCGGAGCATTGGGAGGCCGACGTGGTGCTGCGCGATGGCACCACGATGCGGATCCGTCCGATCCTGCCTTCGGACACCGACGCGGTGGAGCGTTTCCACGCCCGTCAGTCCCCGGAATCGGTGTACCTGCGCTTCTTTGCCCCGTTGGAGCGGTTGCCTGCGCGGGATCTGCACCGCTTCACCCACGTCGACCACCACACCCGAGTGGCTCTGGTACTCGAGGCCGGTGGCGAGATCGTGGCGATCGGTCGTTTCGACCGGGTGGACAGCGATGCCGCAGAAGTGGCGTTCAACGTTTCCGACGCCGCACAGGGCAAGGGCGTCGGTTCCGTCCTCCTGGAGCACCTGGCTGCGGCAGGGCGCGAGCTCGGGGTGCGTCGGTTCGTGGCCGACGTCCTCCCACAGAACGCGCGGATGCTGCGGGTGTTCACCGATGCCGGCTACGACGTGCATCAAGAGTTCGACGACGGGATCATCGGCGTCTCGTTCACCATTCGACCGACCGACCGGTCGATGGCAGTGCTGATGGAACGGGAACGGCGGGCAGAAGCCCTCAGCATGCGCGCCGTACTCTCGCCTCGTCAGGTCCTGCTTGTCGGCTCGGGAGAGGAGGGAACGGCGTTCGCCGAGCAGTTGCTGGCCGGGCTAGGCACGGCCGTGTCCGAGCGCGTGCATGTGGTCGGGATCGCGGGTCACAGTGCCCGGGTGGAGGACGTCCAGCCGGGCGAGGAAGGGATTGACCTCGCCCTCGTGGCTGCACCGGCGGTGGAGGTGCTCGACCTCGTGCCACGATTGGCGCGCATGGGGGTGCGCGCCGTCGTGCTCTACACGGGTGGGTACGAGTCCGGCCCGCCCAGCGGGAAAGTGCCGCAGCGCACGTTGGTCCGCACGTTACGTCAGCACGGGATGCGACTGGTGGGTCCACGCTCCTTCGGCGTGCTCACCGGCGGTGAGTTCGGCAGGTTGAACGCGACGATGTGGACCCGCGGAATCCGGCGGGGGCATGTCGGGATCTTCTGTCAGTCGGCCGCGGCCGGGCTGAACCTGCTGGACGGCGTGACGCATCGCGGGCTCGGTCTGTCCACGTTCCTGTCCGCCGGTCACCGGGTCGACGTCTCCGGCAACGATACGATGCAGTACTGGACCACGGACGACCAGACCACGGTCGCGTGCGTACGTCTGGAGTCGATCGGGAACCCCCGCAAGTTCTCCCGAGTAGCGCGCCGGCTTTCGGAGAAGGGGCCGGTGGTGGCGATGATCGCCGGAACCACCGGGCAGCTCCCGCTCCCCGGGCACTCGGTGCGCACGACTCGTGTTCCCCGGCGGGCGCTGGACGAGTTGATGCACCAAGCAGGGGTGCTGCAGACCGAGTCAGTCCCCGAGATGCTCGACCTGGCAGCCTTGCTGAGTGAACAGCCCCTCCCACCGGGGGATCGGGTGTTGGTCATCACCAACACCGGGGCGCAGGCCGCGGTGTTCGCCGAGCTGATCCGATACCACCGCCTCGCCCTTGCGGGGGATCCGGTTGCCATGAGCCCGCGTGCGTGCGGCAACGACTATGCCGCGCAGGTGGACGCCGCCTTGGCGCGGGCGGACTGGGACGTGGCAGTGGTGGGGTACGCCCCGCTGCTGGAGCCGGACAGTGAAGCGATCGCCGCCCAGATCCAGCGACTCGCGGCCGAGTCAGGTCGCACCGTGGCCGCCACGCTGTACGGGATTTCCGGGCTTATCGACGCCGGCGATGTCCCGCATGATCCGGGCGAGCCGGTGCGGGTGCCGACCTTCCCGAGTGCGGAGTCAGCGGTGGCGGGCCTGGCGCAGGCGCGCGGCTATCAGCGTTGGCGCGAGAGCGGCCGTGGGACGCGGCTCGACTTCGACGACGTCGACCGTCAGGCCGCCAAGAACCTCGTCCAGGCGGAGCTGACCGGGCTTCCCGCCGGCACCACGAAGCGCCTGAGCCCTGAACGCACCCGCGAGCTCCTGATCAGCCACGGGGTGCAGACCTGGTCCGAACGTCGCGTCGCGAGCCTGGACGAAGCGCTCGCTGCTGCGGCGGAGATCGGATGGCCGGTCGCCCTGAAGACCGCTGAGGAGTTGTTGCGCCACCGCTCCGACCTGGGCGCCGTGCGGCTCGACCTGTCCACGCCGACGGAGCTGACCGATGCGTACCGGCAGGCGGAAGCACGCGTGCGAACACTGACCGGGCGACCGACGACCTTTGATGTTCAGGCGATGGCGCCGCCCGGTGTGGCCTGCGTGGTCCGGGCTGCCGAGGACCCGTTGTACGGTCCGATCATCAGCGTCGGACTGGCCGGCGATGCGGTGGAGCTCCTTGGCGACGTGAGTTACCGCGTCCCGCCACTGACCGATGAGGACAGCTCAGACATGGTCCGTTCGCTGCGTGCCTCCCCTCGATTGCTGGGACAGCGCGGGTTGCCTCCGCTCGACGTGGCCGCCCTGGAAGAGGTGATCGGCAGGGTCTCGGTCCTCAAGGACGAACTCGCTGAGGTGTCGGAGCTCGAGCTCAACCCCGTCCTGGTCTCGGAGTCCGGTGTGGCGATCCTCGGCATGCACGTGGATGTGGCACAGCCTCAGCGTGGCGATGCTGCTCGACGGGTACTCCCGTAA
- a CDS encoding DUF5998 family protein, with the protein MAVTSRTDQQRDLRREIDRAGYYPSLVMDVLEVALAGEPVRAFLVHPETMFDRTEVRRHITTLVLTPTRLVVAHVDDLPGEVPIGAVNAAATTEAVAVREIRSVGLTHGVNDPATYTQGAGGTELTIAISWGAVTRIDLEPATCPDPECEADHGLTGTAMPDDLVVRISAQAEGPHAMAAATAFATELSAATAAARE; encoded by the coding sequence ATGGCGGTGACCTCACGAACGGACCAGCAACGTGACCTCAGGCGGGAGATCGACCGCGCCGGTTATTACCCGTCCCTGGTGATGGATGTGCTCGAAGTTGCGCTCGCCGGGGAACCGGTGCGCGCGTTCCTCGTACACCCCGAAACCATGTTCGACCGGACCGAGGTGCGTCGTCACATCACCACCTTGGTGCTCACCCCCACCCGCCTGGTGGTCGCCCACGTGGATGACCTCCCTGGCGAGGTACCGATCGGCGCGGTGAACGCGGCGGCCACCACGGAGGCCGTGGCGGTTCGGGAGATTCGCTCTGTGGGACTGACGCACGGTGTGAATGACCCGGCGACCTATACCCAAGGTGCCGGTGGCACGGAACTGACCATTGCGATCAGCTGGGGGGCCGTGACCCGGATCGACCTGGAGCCGGCGACCTGCCCGGACCCGGAGTGCGAAGCAGACCACGGGCTGACCGGGACAGCGATGCCGGACGATCTCGTGGTACGGATCAGCGCCCAGGCGGAAGGCCCGCACGCGATGGCCGCGGCCACAGCCTTCGCCACCGAACTCTCGGCGGCCACGGCGGCTGCTCGGGAATGA
- a CDS encoding GNAT family N-acetyltransferase, with amino-acid sequence MSTGRPPLPGPHLGLQWSPLTVADDEGVRLLLTRARAVDQSTHPDGTDLSPHRLHKAGVDLAADSLAGLDDQGVLRAAAVVHRKAGHALLSAVIDPGWRGRGIGRAMLRWQDACAQRIEPVSTHVMVDESRTDQRRLCAAAGFTSAGRVRTVQRPFDTSAAPSFRDGPPGASEPVIEDLVTSSGRAWTAHVDGRACAVLEGEEIPVGWPDHGAVRLRWALMDSAGSSDTVALPLLVTALRAYASADMVTARIDVDLRQDGVLHAAHALGFETLSEAVRYSTEPAVRP; translated from the coding sequence GTGAGTACGGGCCGCCCACCACTGCCGGGCCCGCATCTCGGGCTGCAGTGGAGCCCGCTCACGGTAGCGGACGACGAGGGCGTGCGTCTCCTCCTCACGCGCGCCCGGGCGGTCGACCAGAGCACGCATCCGGACGGCACTGATCTGAGCCCGCACCGGCTCCACAAGGCCGGGGTGGACCTTGCGGCGGACTCACTTGCCGGGCTGGACGACCAGGGGGTGCTGCGTGCTGCCGCGGTAGTTCACCGAAAGGCTGGTCATGCCCTGCTGTCAGCGGTGATTGACCCGGGCTGGCGCGGCCGAGGAATCGGCCGCGCGATGCTCCGCTGGCAAGACGCCTGTGCACAGCGGATCGAACCCGTGTCGACCCACGTGATGGTTGACGAGAGCCGGACCGATCAGCGTCGCCTCTGTGCCGCCGCAGGGTTCACGTCAGCGGGACGCGTGCGCACCGTGCAGCGTCCCTTCGATACCAGCGCCGCACCCTCGTTCCGGGATGGTCCGCCGGGTGCGAGTGAGCCCGTCATCGAAGATCTGGTGACCTCGAGCGGGCGTGCCTGGACCGCTCATGTCGACGGTCGTGCGTGTGCTGTGCTCGAGGGTGAGGAGATCCCCGTCGGATGGCCCGATCACGGAGCTGTTCGGCTTCGCTGGGCCCTCATGGACAGTGCCGGTAGCAGCGACACGGTGGCGCTGCCTTTGCTCGTCACGGCCCTGCGCGCCTACGCTTCCGCTGACATGGTTACTGCACGGATCGACGTCGACCTCCGCCAGGACGGGGTGCTGCACGCTGCCCACGCCCTCGGATTCGAGACTCTCAGTGAGGCCGTCCGGTACTCCACCGAGCCGGCGGTCCGCCCATGA
- a CDS encoding GNAT family N-acetyltransferase, which produces MIASGSQDLELTWRPVHQGDAAALFMLWQRIEEHDDPPYRSTREELDESFVTQWTDLTENSIAGFDSTGRLCAFGLVSVPPDDAGPVRVFLDGGVCPDHRHRGVGSAILEWQIERARGVLTETGNGSGTIVVHVEDGMDHSADLVRRYGFSEAGYHTEMRRDLALELPEVAVLRPLSVEPWTMELDDQIRLAHNEAFGSHAQAQSATVWTEGRTYFVPEWSFLVLDRTTDRAQVAGYLLASKYEQDWETLGWSEGYVDMLGVRAPWRGRRIATTLLVRAMRAFAESGMEYAALGVDHATRQDSLGLFDKLGFEPTRGSTTYTIEV; this is translated from the coding sequence ATGATCGCAAGTGGTTCTCAGGATCTTGAGCTCACCTGGCGACCTGTGCACCAGGGTGACGCTGCAGCCTTGTTCATGCTCTGGCAGAGGATCGAGGAACACGACGACCCGCCCTACCGGAGCACGCGTGAGGAGCTCGACGAGTCGTTCGTGACCCAGTGGACGGACCTGACGGAGAACTCGATCGCGGGGTTTGATTCCACCGGAAGGCTGTGCGCTTTCGGTCTAGTCAGCGTGCCGCCCGACGACGCCGGACCGGTCCGGGTGTTCCTCGATGGTGGAGTGTGCCCCGACCATCGACACCGCGGGGTCGGCTCAGCGATCCTGGAATGGCAGATCGAACGGGCGCGGGGCGTGCTGACCGAGACCGGGAACGGGTCCGGGACGATCGTGGTGCACGTCGAGGACGGGATGGACCACTCGGCCGACCTGGTCAGGCGATACGGCTTCTCCGAGGCCGGCTACCACACGGAGATGCGCCGGGACCTGGCACTCGAGTTGCCCGAGGTGGCGGTGCTCAGACCCCTGAGCGTGGAGCCGTGGACGATGGAGCTCGACGACCAGATCAGACTTGCGCACAATGAGGCCTTCGGTTCCCACGCGCAGGCCCAGAGTGCGACCGTCTGGACCGAGGGCCGCACCTACTTCGTTCCGGAGTGGAGCTTTCTGGTGCTCGACCGGACCACTGATCGTGCGCAGGTGGCGGGCTACCTTCTGGCCAGCAAGTACGAGCAGGACTGGGAGACACTCGGATGGTCCGAGGGGTACGTGGACATGCTCGGTGTACGCGCCCCGTGGCGGGGCCGCCGTATCGCGACGACACTCCTGGTGCGAGCGATGCGAGCATTCGCAGAGTCCGGCATGGAGTACGCGGCCCTGGGCGTCGATCACGCCACGAGGCAGGACTCACTTGGACTGTTCGACAAGCTCGGGTTCGAGCCGACCCGGGGGTCGACCACGTACACCATCGAGGTGTGA
- a CDS encoding DNA gyrase/topoisomerase IV subunit A, which yields MARRSTSGPDQAPVESIIIDTDVSTEMRGSFLEYAYSVIYSRALPDARDGLKPVHRRILFQMAEMGLRPDRGHVKSARVVGEVMGKLHPHGDGAIYDALVRMAQAFSLRLPLVDGHGNFGSLDDGPAAPRYTEARLAPAALVMTADLNEDVVDFVPNYDSQLTQPEVLPSALPNLLVNGASGIAVGMATNMPPHNLVEVVAAARHLIAHPDADLEALMRFVPGPDLPGGGKIVGLEGIREAYAGGRGSFRTRATARVENLTPRKKGIVVTELPYQVGPERVIEKIKDAVQAKKLQGISAVNDLTDRTNGLRLVIEVKNAFNPEAVLAQLYKLTPLEESFGINNVALVEGQPRTLGLRELLVVYVEHRLTVVRRRCEFRLAKHRDRAHLVEGLLIAIADIDEVIAVIRTSDDAESARARLMAVFDLSEAQAEYILELRLRRLTKFSRIDLEAERDELAREIESLEAILADEGLLRELVSDELARVATEHGTPRRTVLLEASGATATAQPGQARSRAGRGAEVPLEVADTPCRVLLSATGLLVRTADDAEPTRTGTRSAHDALHANVRATARGEVGAVTSRGRMLRLSVIEVPALPPTDAAPSLSGGVPVSEVLMLEAGERVVGLAGLDASSAPLALGTRTGQVKRVSADYPRRDSWDVISLKDDDEVVGASAAADEDEVVFLSSEAQLLHFPAALVRPQGRGAGGMAGIKLAEGATVISFTVVPASRAEDAVVVTVSGSSTALPGTAPGSAKVTPFALYPGKGRATGGVRAHRFVRGEDSLVLATVGPDPVRAVGSAGQAVELPELDERRDGSGRLLDAPVAGLG from the coding sequence ATGGCACGCCGCAGCACCTCCGGACCGGACCAGGCCCCGGTCGAGTCCATCATCATCGACACCGACGTCTCGACCGAGATGCGGGGCTCCTTCCTGGAGTACGCCTACTCGGTGATCTACTCCCGCGCGCTGCCCGACGCGCGCGACGGGCTCAAACCGGTCCACCGCCGCATCCTGTTCCAGATGGCCGAGATGGGTCTGCGCCCGGATCGCGGTCATGTGAAGTCCGCACGCGTCGTCGGTGAGGTGATGGGGAAGCTGCACCCGCACGGTGACGGCGCCATCTACGACGCACTCGTGCGGATGGCGCAAGCGTTCTCGCTACGGCTTCCGCTCGTGGACGGGCATGGCAACTTCGGGTCTCTCGACGACGGACCAGCGGCCCCGCGGTACACGGAGGCCCGGCTCGCACCCGCCGCGTTGGTGATGACGGCGGACCTCAACGAGGACGTCGTCGACTTCGTCCCGAACTACGACAGCCAACTGACCCAACCCGAGGTGCTCCCGTCGGCGCTGCCCAATCTGCTCGTCAATGGGGCGTCCGGGATCGCGGTCGGGATGGCCACCAACATGCCTCCGCACAACCTCGTCGAGGTGGTCGCGGCGGCTCGGCACCTGATCGCCCACCCGGACGCCGATCTCGAGGCCCTGATGCGGTTCGTGCCCGGCCCGGACCTTCCCGGCGGCGGCAAGATCGTCGGGCTGGAGGGCATCCGGGAGGCCTATGCGGGAGGACGTGGCTCGTTCCGCACCCGCGCCACAGCGCGGGTGGAGAACCTCACTCCGCGCAAGAAGGGCATCGTCGTCACCGAGCTGCCTTACCAGGTCGGACCTGAACGTGTCATCGAGAAGATCAAGGACGCCGTCCAGGCGAAGAAGTTGCAAGGCATCTCGGCCGTGAACGACCTCACCGATCGCACCAACGGGCTGCGGTTGGTGATCGAGGTGAAGAATGCGTTCAACCCGGAGGCCGTCCTCGCCCAGCTGTACAAGTTGACTCCGCTCGAGGAGTCCTTCGGGATCAACAACGTGGCGCTCGTCGAGGGGCAGCCACGCACTCTCGGCCTCCGAGAGCTCCTCGTCGTCTACGTCGAGCACCGCCTCACCGTGGTTCGCCGCCGGTGCGAGTTCCGGCTCGCCAAGCACCGGGACCGTGCGCATCTGGTGGAAGGACTGTTGATCGCGATCGCTGACATCGACGAAGTGATCGCGGTGATCCGCACCAGCGATGACGCCGAGTCCGCGCGGGCCCGGCTGATGGCGGTGTTCGACCTGTCCGAAGCACAGGCGGAGTACATCCTCGAGCTACGGTTGCGACGTCTGACGAAGTTCTCCCGGATCGATCTCGAGGCAGAGCGGGACGAGCTGGCCCGCGAGATCGAGTCGCTCGAGGCGATCCTTGCGGACGAGGGCCTGCTGCGAGAGCTGGTCTCCGACGAGCTCGCCCGGGTTGCTACCGAGCACGGAACTCCGCGACGTACCGTCCTGCTCGAAGCCTCCGGTGCCACCGCGACCGCCCAACCAGGGCAGGCACGTTCCCGTGCCGGACGAGGCGCCGAGGTTCCGCTCGAAGTCGCCGACACGCCGTGCCGGGTCCTCCTTTCCGCGACAGGGCTGCTCGTCCGGACCGCTGACGACGCCGAGCCGACCCGGACCGGCACTCGCAGCGCCCACGATGCGTTGCACGCGAACGTCCGCGCCACGGCTCGCGGGGAGGTCGGCGCCGTGACCAGTCGCGGTCGAATGCTCCGGCTCTCGGTGATCGAGGTTCCCGCGCTGCCGCCCACGGACGCCGCTCCCAGCTTGTCCGGCGGCGTCCCGGTGAGTGAGGTACTCATGCTCGAGGCTGGTGAGCGGGTGGTCGGCCTGGCCGGCCTCGACGCCAGCTCTGCCCCGCTCGCGCTGGGCACGCGCACCGGCCAGGTCAAGCGCGTGAGCGCCGACTACCCGCGAAGGGACTCGTGGGACGTGATCTCGTTGAAGGATGACGATGAGGTCGTGGGTGCGTCAGCGGCCGCCGACGAGGACGAAGTCGTCTTCCTCTCCTCCGAGGCGCAGCTGCTGCACTTCCCCGCTGCCCTGGTCCGACCGCAGGGGCGTGGGGCCGGCGGGATGGCTGGTATCAAGCTCGCGGAGGGGGCCACGGTCATCTCGTTCACCGTGGTGCCGGCCAGCCGGGCGGAGGACGCCGTGGTGGTCACCGTCTCGGGGTCGTCCACCGCGCTGCCGGGCACTGCACCGGGCTCGGCGAAGGTGACGCCGTTCGCGCTCTATCCAGGCAAGGGACGTGCCACCGGAGGGGTGCGTGCGCACCGTTTCGTCCGCGGTGAGGATTCGCTCGTGCTCGCGACCGTGGGCCCGGACCCGGTGCGTGCCGTGGGGTCGGCCGGTCAGGCTGTGGAGCTGCCTGAGCTCGACGAACGACGAGACGGTTCAGGCCGACTGCTCGACGCTCCCGTCGCCGGCCTGGGCTGA
- a CDS encoding lysoplasmalogenase: MNRAWDILAAVLIVAHLVAQAIGAQVLADSTQVLLMPALAGAVWNRPEVPRGTRSARLYAGALFFSWAGDAAPRILGDDAGFIAMVTAFGIAQACFVATFHHLRRTRLHPMVIVGYIAGFAALFAACASGAGSLLPLVAVYGVVLVAAAASATRVNLLVGVGGLVFFASDSLIGLEAFAIWYRAPAHDLLVMTSYIAAQVLIAMGMLREWRADSIEAGAMASDPTGSAQAGDGSVEQSA; encoded by the coding sequence ATGAACCGTGCCTGGGACATCCTCGCAGCGGTACTGATCGTGGCGCACCTGGTGGCGCAAGCGATCGGTGCGCAGGTGCTGGCCGACAGTACCCAGGTGCTCCTCATGCCCGCTCTTGCCGGTGCTGTATGGAATCGCCCGGAGGTGCCGCGCGGTACGCGATCCGCGCGCCTGTACGCCGGTGCGCTGTTCTTCTCCTGGGCAGGTGATGCTGCTCCACGGATACTTGGCGACGACGCCGGATTCATCGCGATGGTCACCGCCTTCGGCATTGCGCAGGCGTGCTTCGTCGCAACCTTCCACCACCTGCGCCGGACACGGCTTCATCCGATGGTGATCGTCGGGTACATCGCCGGCTTCGCCGCGCTCTTCGCAGCCTGCGCGTCCGGAGCAGGGTCTCTGCTTCCGCTCGTCGCGGTGTACGGAGTCGTCCTGGTCGCTGCAGCCGCCAGCGCCACTCGGGTGAATCTCCTGGTGGGCGTGGGCGGCCTCGTGTTCTTCGCGTCCGACTCGCTGATCGGGCTCGAGGCATTCGCCATCTGGTACCGGGCTCCGGCGCACGACCTTCTCGTGATGACCAGCTATATCGCTGCCCAGGTGCTCATCGCGATGGGCATGCTGCGCGAGTGGCGAGCTGATTCGATCGAGGCCGGTGCCATGGCGTCTGACCCGACGGGATCAGCCCAGGCCGGCGACGGGAGCGTCGAGCAGTCGGCCTGA